The Acidobacteriota bacterium genome has a segment encoding these proteins:
- a CDS encoding M23 family metallopeptidase: MVFAGPLGIHGLTVVVDHGLGLFSMYCHLSRIDVALSQGVTRGETLGLSGSTGLAGGDHLHFAMLVHGTFVNPVEWWDAHWIRDNVELKTR; the protein is encoded by the coding sequence GTGGTGTTCGCCGGCCCGCTGGGCATCCACGGCCTGACGGTCGTCGTGGATCATGGCCTGGGGTTGTTCAGTATGTATTGTCATTTGAGCCGGATCGATGTCGCGTTGTCCCAGGGCGTGACGCGGGGCGAAACGCTCGGGCTTTCGGGGTCCACGGGCCTGGCCGGCGGCGACCATCTCCATTTCGCCATGCTCGTCCACGGGACGTTCGTCAATCCCGTGGAATGGTGGGATGCCCACTGGATCCGCGACAACGTCGAGCTCAAGACGAGATGA